A genome region from Gossypium hirsutum isolate 1008001.06 chromosome A04, Gossypium_hirsutum_v2.1, whole genome shotgun sequence includes the following:
- the LOC107948496 gene encoding DNA-directed RNA polymerases II, IV and V subunit 8B has translation MSSIILFEDIFVVDKLDPDGKKFDKVTRIEARSQNCDMFMHLDVNTEIYPMHVGDKFTMALAHTLNLDGTPDTGYYTPGRKSLADKYEYVMHGKLYKITDDASGKGLKAELYVSYGGLLMLLRGEASHVSHFELDQRIFLLMRKL, from the exons ATGTCAAGCATAATACTTTTCGAGGACATTTTTGTGGTTGATAAGCTTGACCCAGATGGTAAAAAGTTTGATAAAG TTACTCGAATTGAAGCACGGAGCCAAAACTGTGACATGTTCATGCACCTAGATGTGAATACAGAGATATACCCCATGCATGTTGGTGACAAATTCACAATGGCTTTAGCTCACACCTTGAATTTGGATGGAACTCCTGACACTGGCTATTACACTCCG GGAAGGAAGTCTCTTGCTGATAAGTACGAGTATGTCATGCATGGGAAGCTATACAAGATAACAGATGACGCTTCAGGCAAAGGACTTAAAGC GGAGCTCTATGTTTCATATGGAGGGCTTCTAATGCTACTCAGGGGAGAAGCTTCTCATGTCTCCCATTTTGAACTCGACCAGAGAATATTTCTTCTCATGAGGAAGCTCTGA
- the LOC107948495 gene encoding LOW QUALITY PROTEIN: ribosome-binding ATPase YchF-like (The sequence of the model RefSeq protein was modified relative to this genomic sequence to represent the inferred CDS: inserted 1 base in 1 codon), with the protein MAVSACNNLFSTLAFLPNKVSIFTKTSQFITALNGSKTRLYSCKVSMSLRAGIVGLPNVGKSTLFNAVVENGKAQAANFPFCTIEPNVGIVAVPDPRLHVLSELSKSQRAVPASIEFVDIAGLVKGASQGEGLGNKFLSHIREVDSILQVVRCFEDNDIVHVNGKVDPKSDIDVINLELVFSDLDQIEKRLEKLXKGKVKDSQSKLKEEAEKSGLEKIRQALMDGKPARSVGLTDYEKDAVKHLCLLTMKPIIYVANVAESDLAKPGNNPHVNEVMNLASELQSGIVTISAQVESELTELPSEERTEYLKSLGVSESGLGNLIRETYSLLGLRTYFTSGEKESKAWTILAGMTAPQAAGVIHSDFEKGFIRAETVSYDDFVVSGSLAAAREKGLLRSEGKDYVVQEGDVMLFRFNV; encoded by the exons ATGGCAGTATCAGCCTGCAATAACCTATTTTCAACTCTAGCTTTTCTTCCTAACAAAGTCTCCATTTTCACCAAAACTTCTCAGTTCATCACCGCTTTGAATGGTTCCAAAACGAGATTATACTCTTGCAAAGTAAGCATGAGCCTAAGAGCCGGCATTGTTGGTCTTCCTAACGTCGGCAAATCAACTCTCTTCAATGCTGTT GTTGAAAACGGGAAAGCTCAAGCTGCGAATTTTCCGTTTTGTACTATAGAGCCAAACGTTGGGATTGTTGCAGTTCCGGATCCTCGACTTCATGTTCTTTCTGAACTCAGCAAGTCTCAAAGAGCTGTCCCTGCTTCTATTGAGTTTGTTGACATTGCTGGACTCGTTAAAGGTGCCAGTCAAGGGGAG GGTTTAGGAAATAAATTCTTATCTCACATCCGTGAAGTGGACTCCATTCTTCAG GTTGTACGCTGTTTTGAGGATAACGACATTGTTCATGTGAATGGAAAAGTTGATCCTAAGTCTGATATTGATGTTATCAATTTGGAACTTGTTTTCTCAGATTTAGATCAG ATTGAGAAAAGATTGGAGAAGC AAAAGGGGAAGGTGAAGGATTCACAATCTAAACTAAAG GAGGAAGCAGAAAAGTCTGGCTTGGAAAAGATTCGGCAGGCTCTTATGGATGGAAAGCCAGCACGATCAGTTGGATTAACTGACTACGAGAAGGATGCTGTGAAACATCTTTGCTTGCTGACAATGAAACCAATCATATATGTGGCTAATGTAGCAGAATCAGATCTCGCCAAGCCTGGAAATAATCCCCATGTTAACGAAGTGATGAATCTTGCATCTGAATTGCAATCTGGAATTGTAACAATTTCTGCACAG GTTGAATCAGAGCTCACCGAACTTCCATCAGAAGAACGAACAGAATATTTGAAATCTCTCGGTGTCAGTGAAAGTGGACTTGGAAACCTTATTAGAGAAACATATAGCCTTCTAGGGCTGCGCACATACTTTACATCTGGGGAGAAG GAATCAAAAGCATGGACAATACTTGCAG GAATGACTGCTCCTCAAGCTGCTGGAGTCATTCACTCTGATTTTGAGAAAGGCTTCATTCGTGCCGAGACA GTATCCTATGATGATTTCGTCGTATCTGGTTCACTAGCAGCAGCAAGAGAAAAAGGACTT TTGAGATCCGAGGGTAAAGATTACGTAGTACAAGAAGGTGATGTGATGCTGTTTCGTTTCAACGTTTGA